The proteins below come from a single Neospora caninum Liverpool complete genome, chromosome IX genomic window:
- a CDS encoding putative nucleolar phosphoprotein nucleolin has translation MKHKKAAPVAVAPASDSDDSDSSEEEQQMKVQKGKKKAAGGSAVAKASQKKPVQPKAASSSSDDDSSDEEITKPVAKKGVTSGAAAVKGAKQAIAAASSKKAVKSKQMSDDSSSGESTEDETPQSKPAAKGKAQPAKAVARKQKEESSSDDSSDEDEAPNGKRQAAPKAAAGKAAVRKAASSSDDSSEDEAPAPKGKKPAVAQPSKTAIANKTASDSSSEEDSSDEDTGKKASPATAKKAVARTASSEDDSSSDEETPAPRDRPQKPAAGKAAQKKDSSDSSEEESESDDEAAPSKGKLGAGNAKQIAKKPTKKEESSSEEESSDDEPAPVQKKATAAQPKGKPAPKAPAASSDDDSDEDESDEEEEAPKKTKGEKDVKMKEASDEESDEDDEDEDEDEEESERPKKRKEAPADEESTHASKKRKEENAQPKARLQTKGGGVVDKLRTEIFCGGLPYSTTESELKELFESDCGPTTRIKMLEGKGIAFITFETEEAAQKAVEYNNTQYNGRTLRINLTADKQNHQPGGGERGRGRGGREQGGGRGGGGAGGDRPKAAPNKQVVVRNLSFNATEESIRSLFEECGEIQEVRMPVFEDTGKFKGQAFIEFDSIESATKAVEYNNTDVDGRTVWIDFALPRGSAGGGRGGGRGGGRGGGRGGFGGGRGGGRGGGRGGGRGGGRGGASSAVKAAKDGTVQEFQGTSKTFDSDSD, from the exons ATGAAG CACAAAAAGGCCGCTCCCGTAGCTGTGGCGCCTGCcagcgacagcgacgactCGGATTCAAGTGAAGAAGAACAACAAATGAAGGtccagaaaggaaaaaagaaagccgCTGGAGGGTCGGCAGTCGCAAAAGCGTCTCAAAAGAAGCCCGTCCAGCCCAAGGCCGCGTCATccagcagcgacgacgacaGCAGCGATGAAGAAATCACGAAACCAGTTGCGAAAAAGGGCGTGAccagcggcgccgctgcag TTAAAGGCGCGAAACAGGCGATCGCAGCTGCGTCGTCGAAGAAAGCGGTCAAGTCCAAGCAGATGTCAGATGATTCCTCCTCAGGAGAATCTACGGAGGATGAAACCC CTCAGTCCAAGCCGGCCGCGAAGGGCAAAGCGCAGCCTGCGAAAGCGGTGGCgcggaagcagaaagaggaaTCTTCCAGTGACGACAGCAGCGATGAGGACGAAGCTCCGAATGGAAAGCGACAAGCGGCGCCGAAGGCAGCCGCGGGAAAGGCCGCAGTGAGGAAAGCTGCGTCCTCTAGCGACGACTCCAGCGAAGATGAGGCTCCAGCaccgaaagggaagaagcccGCAGTTGCCCAGCCGAGCAAGACCGCGATTGCCAACAAGACAGCGTCTGACTCGAGCAGTGAAGAGGACTCGAGCGACGAGGATACGGGAAAGAAGGCTTCGCCTGCAACTGCCAAGAAGGCAGTTGCGAGGACTGCTTCGAGCGAAGACGATTCCTCCTCtgacgaggagacgccggcgcctcgGGACCGACCTCAGAAACCTGCTGCAGGAaaggcggcgcagaagaaagactcGTCGGACTCgtcggaggaagagagcgagagcgacgacgaggccgcgccCTCAAAGGGCAAACTCGGTGCAGGGAACGCCAAGCAAATCGCCAAGAAGCCGACCAAGAAAGAGGAATcgtcgagcgaggaagagtcGAGTGATGACGAGCCAGCGCCCGTTCAAAAGAAGGCGACCGCAGCGCAGCCAAAGGGGAAACCTGCGCCCAAGGCGCCGGCGGCAAGCAGCGATGACGACTCTGACGAAGACGAGTCCgatgaggaggaagaggctcCGAAGAAAAccaagggcgagaaagacgttAAGATGAAGGAGgcaagcgacgaagaaagcgatgaagacgatgaagacgaggatgaagacgaggaagaaa GTGAGCGCcccaagaagagaaaagaagctcCAGCTGACGAGGAGTCGACGCACGCTTCCAAGAAGCGCAAGGAGGAGAACGCCCAACCGAAGGCGCGGCTGCAGACGAAGGGCGGCGGCGTCGTCGACAAACTGCGAACGGAAATTTTCTGCGGGGGCCTCCCCTACTCCACGACTGAG AGCGAACTGAAGGAGCTTTTCGAGTCCGACTGCGGACCGACTACGCGAATCAAGATGctggaaggaaagggaatTGCCTTCATCACCTTCGAGACCGAAGAGGCTGCCCAGAAGGCTGTTGAATACAACAACACTCAGTACAACGGGCGGACCCTCCGCATCAACCTCACGGCCGACAAACAGAACCACCAACCCGGAGGGGGTGAGCGTGGCCGCGGCAGGGGAGGCCGAGAACAaggcggcggccgaggcggcggaggtgCGGGCGGCGACCGACCGAAGGCGGCTCCGAACAAGCAGGTTGTCGTGAGGAATTTGAGTTTCAACGCGACAGAGGAATCGATCCGTAGCCTTTTCGAGGAATGCG GTGAGATCCAAGAAGTGCGAATGCCCGTGTTTGAAGACACCGGAAAATTCAAGGGCCAGGCGTTCATTGAGTTCGACAGCATTGAATCTGCCACCAAGGCTGTCGAGTACAACAACACTGACGTCGATGGCAGGACCGTGTGGATCGACTTCGCTCTTCCGCGCGGCTCTGCCGGAGGCGGCCGAGGTGGcggacgaggcggcggacgaggcggaggccgaggcg GCTTCGGCGGCGGTCGAGGAGGCGGTCGAGGAGGCGGTCGAGGAGGCGGTCGAGGAGgcggtcgcggcggcgcctccagcgccGTGAAGGCGGCCAAAGACGGCACTGTCCAGGAGTTCCAAGGGACTTCCAAGACTTTCGACAGCGACAGTGACTAA
- a CDS encoding mgc81305 protein, related, with protein MEQFGGPCGFRPAAGTLPPTPSDKYSSKQPTVAYPNDGGRHSTNENQRPADGQTPRQSSSVPSMASNPVHDPPAHSAQPSSYYRAPVPRSASSGALDEEARLSQYEVIRQIGAGRFGEVFIIRHKATKALLCWKLVFYKGLREKEKKQLVSEVNVMRELRHANIVRYHDRIVCRSRQCLYIVMEYCDAGDLAKQIEAAHKHHGGIDQDRIVLVVVQLIHALAYCHEGVGQERRRVLHRDLKPCNIFLASHPEYPDDPSRCIAKLGDFGLSRHLNMHSMAHSCVGTPYYWSPELLEDGQKTYNVKSDMWALGCVIYEMCTGKTPFAQAQTMPQLKERVRCGPVLPIPGFSDSLNALMASLLQPNPNNRPSALQCLGYTLFRGCSYTPPPLYRPSSSASRTPRDTSPARGSPSGLSAAPGSMTSKISSSLCAPSSRRDSPGCTPTSVSSTSRYPYRSSSTCASPSPQQAPGRARQAELPREGFDPCARPGFFAEAPPPHAFGEAPPASQSAYLPPSSAGAKNEEREKSRDRTRRAAVAPAATVAAFERQRDGRSLSPDPSAPLASIEEEEEGEGDDGVCSVGSGTGTTRRIQAAPLGGEDRRGALLGAQADGVAGRSQDRSRPADSQRKDDRDSGVWTGARRTVELCARPESDFSRDHGALSQAKSDNRRFSVGGPAKRTGAPQTEDRSQFSSDTSLPPAPFPAGLSRRCSEPPAAFHAATSPWDAALQRPSSAAPSSSSSRSVSPSSSSLLRLSSRERKHSGTEDRTSAPSPSGAANIRAERGPDADARAGGAGGAAWTASEETRAVQTHARHAVAQSASSFFSEGSARATRQDEGRDSEPHLLQGRGGCSAAGEHNPAGAPSAGTARDSAFERGGRRDGRTDGGDTNGFGFWANGGSDEQRDRVGADTPVSPFSSAKSLTRRSSAVAGLPSFASPNASVSFSARAPAEWRRADLGSTSGSASPAGARDYLPSPRSWQSHEKSFPSSAPTVYASPAYPSLQAPYPEAGPPGGQCPRRRQSAFPSVKRLEYEEEHASSSGLPTLLSPRFPHPTDSRPAGGVSPRSAQTQALVPPLAAAAAGSSPHERGREGSNFDRRIPGAEPLSSGPFSLPQERETRWSGDHHALGGDTERAETRFSHAFRTDGQGPPFGAFHTAPRGDIAGVSEPGARASGPFDHGQLGSGAPEGQAFGFTPPTHAPSEKKDAESEWNNPTATVFYSPRSPRSDLARDGARAPRNPYGAHFRPGLSQGCPFSGLPAERYEDKQQAGPGGAFFSPTFGSQPRPQASAPPVHEHTFGRNPSFNSCAFSANAGLRRPPATAGMSGDTGAFHPTVSLPRASMSRRVSAPVGGGSVEAPAGRSRYGASSLGGLSAGPFPQTHHVGEPEGTAGGGFGRRQDGDASRVDAQGAVSPRSFSLQRTDAPFPRGQSEGSRFQHPAGTRPADLTRKGEKAQTAYSFGKDFSHPAPEGAGFDLGDPMRQTRAGFPSPRGTERRGLPAPLGGRDTAFPLYSPRVGHSESEPGCSPFEEPSDSLRRDGEDRENIVPKANGHVPVCGVPASKHAFGEDCVFEKDAWTGQKLAPENFHSPASVAPYPSSLLTGFAEGQKMASRSSCLGGERERLVGHERSLRSPDFPSSLEKRG; from the exons ATGGAGCAGTTCGGTGGGCCCTGTGGGTTCAGGCCTGCCGCCGGCACGCTTCCACCCACACCTTCAGACAAGTACTCTAGCAAACAGCCGACTGTGGCTTACCCTAATGATGGTGGGCGCCATTCCACTAACGAGAATCAGAGACCTGCGGACGGTCAGACTCCCCGCCAGAGCAGCTCTGTACCCTCGATGGCGTCAAATCCTGTCCACGATCCTCCGGCCCACTCTGCACAGCCCTCGAG CTATTACAGAGCGCCGGTACCGCGGTCGGCGTCCTCCGGGGCTCtggacgaagaagcgcgacTCTCTCAATACGAAGTGATCAGGCAGATCGGTGCAGGACGATTTGGAGAAGTTTTCATCATCCGCCATAAG GCCACAAAGGCTCTCCTCTGCTGGAAACTGGTTTTCTACAAAggactgagagagaaagagaagaagcaactCGTGTCGGAAGTCAACGTCATGCGAGAGCTCCGCCATGCAAACATCGTACGGTACCACGATCGCATTGTCTGCCGATCGAGGCAGTGTCTGTACATCGTCATGGAGTACTGCGACGCTGGAGATCTCGCCAAGCAGATCGAGGCCGCTCACAAGCATCACGGCGGCATCGACCAAGACCGCATCGTTCTGGTTGTGGTTCAACTGATCCATGCCCTCGCCTACTGTCACGAGGGTGTCG GCCAAGAGAGACGTCGTGTACTGCATCGGGATCTGAAGCCCTGCAACATTTTTCTGGCGTCGCATCCAGAGTACCCGGACGACCCATCTCGGTGCATTGCGAAGCTCGGGGACTTCGGTCTGTCTAGACACCTGAACATGCACTCGATGGCCCACTCCTGCGTGGGGACGCCGTACTACTGGTCGCCAGAACTTCTCGAAGACGGCCAGAAGACCTACAACGTGAAGAGTGACATGTGGGCACTCGGATGTGTCATCTACGAAATGTGCACCGGCAAGACGCCCTTCGCTCAGGCACAAACGATGCCCCAGCTCAAAGAAAGAGTGCGGTGCGGTCCTGTTCTGCCGATCCCTGG GTTCTCCGATTCCCTCAACGCCCTTATGGCTTCTCTGCTGCAGCCGAACCCGAACAACCGCCCGTCGGCGCTCCAGTGTCTTGGCTACACCCTTTTCCGCGGGTGTTCGTACACTCCTCCTCCGCTGTATCgcccttcgtcctcggcgtCGCGGACTCCGAGGGACACCTCGCCGGCGCGCGGGTCTCCGTCGGGCCTTTCGGCCGCTCCCGGCTCGATGACGTCCAAgatctcgtcctctctctgcgctccttCCTCCCGCCGCGACTCTCCAGGATGCACGCCAACGAGTGTGTCCTCCACGTCCCGCTATCCGTACCGGTCTTCCTCGActtgcgcgtctccgtctccgcagcAGGCCCCAGGGCGTGCGAGACAGGCGGAACTTCCGAGGGAGGGATTTGACCCGTGCGCGCGTCCTGGATTCTtcgccgaggcgcctccTCCCCACGCGttcggcgaggcgccgccggctTCGCAGTCCGCCTACTTGCCTCCGTCGAGTGCGGgagcgaaaaacgaagagcgagagaagtcTCGAGACCGGACGCGAAGAGCCGCCGTTGCACCCGCCGCGACAGTCGCCGCCTTCGAGCGCCAGCGCGACGGCCGCTCGCTGAGTCCGGACCCTTCGGCACCCCTCGCGTCGAttgaggaggaagaagaaggcgagggcgacgacggcgtcTGCAGCGTCGGGAGTGGGACTGGAACGACGCGGCGGATTCAAGCGGCTCCGCTCGGCGGAGAAGACCGGAGGGGAGCTCTGCTGGGTGCACAGGCCGACGGCGTCGCGGGACGATCGCAAGACAGGAGCCGGCCGGCCGACTCccagaggaaagacgacCGAGACTCTGGCGTCTGGACTGGGGCCAGGCGAACAGTAGAGCTCTGTGCAAGGCCGGAGTCAGACTTTTCGCGGGACCACGGCGCGCTCTCTCAAGCTAAGAGCGACAACAGACGGTTTTCCGTCGGCGGGCCGGCAAAGAGAACTGGCGCCCCTCAAACTGAGGACCGGAGTCAGTTCTCTTCGGAcacttctcttccgccgGCGCCTTTCCCTGCAGGCCTCTCGCGGCGCTGCAGCGAACCTCCGGCTGCGTTCCACGCGGCCACCTCGCCCTGGGACGCCGCCCTTCAGCGGCCGTCCTCGGccgcgccgtcctcttcgtcgtctcgctctgtttctccgtcttcttcgtctctcctgcgtctctcttcgcgcgaaagaaaacacTCTGGCACCGAAGACCGGACTTCCGCTCCATCTCCCAGTGGAGCCGCCAACATtcgggcagagagaggccctgacgccgacgcgcgcgcgggcggcgcgggcggcgcggcctGGACTgccagcgaggagacgcgggccgtgcaaacgcatgcgcgtcACGCTGTGGCGCAGTCCGCGagttcgttcttctccgagGGCAGTGCGCGGGCGACTCGCCAGGACGAGGGCCGGGATTCGGAGCCCCATCTGCTCCAGGGGCGCGGGGGGTGCTCGGCGGCGGGTGAGCACAATCCCGCGGGTGCCCCGAGTGCAGGGACCGCCAGGGACAGTGCGTTTGAGaggggaggcaggcgagacggacgCACGGACGGAGGCGACACGAACGGTTTCGGCTTCTGGGCCAACGGCGGGTCGGACGAGCAGCGGGACCGTGTGGGCGCCGACactccggtgtctccgttttcttctgccaAGTCTCTCACTCGGCGGAGTTCCGCAGTCGCGGGACTGccgtctttcgcctctccgaaCGCCTCCGTGTCTTTCTCGGCGCGCGCACCTGCTGAATGGAGACGCGCAGACCTTGGGTCCACCTCGggttccgcctcgcctgccggcGCACGCGATTACCTGCCGTCGCCTAGGTCGTGGCAGAGTCACGAGAAatccttcccctcttccgccCCGACTGTCTATGCCTCCCCCGCGTACCCTTCTCTCCAGGCGCCCTACCCCGAGGCTGGGCCCCCTGGCGGCCAGTGTCCTCGGCGTCGCCAGTCAGCCTTCCCGAGTGTGAAGCGTCTAGAGTACGAAGAAGAACATGCATCGAGCTCTGGCCTCCCcactctcctgtctccgcggttTCCCCACCCCACAGATTCACGGCCCGCGGgcggggtgtctcctcgcagTGCGCAGACACAGGCTCTGGTCCCGCCTCTtgcggctgctgcggcggGCTCCAGCCCTcacgagagaggccgagagggTTCGAACTTCGACCGAAGAATACCTGGCGCCGagccgctttcttctggtccgttttcccttccacaagagagagaaacgcgctgGAGTGGGGACCACCACGCTCTCGGGGGTGACACTGAACGGGCGGAGACTCGTTTCTCTCACGCCTTTCGTACAGACGGCCAAGGGCCTCCTTTCGGGGCTTTCCACACCGCGCCTCGAGGGGACATTGCAGGTGTCTCCGAACCCGGAGCGAGGGCCAGCGGGCCTTTCGACCACGGGCAGTTGGGCTCCGGGGCTCCTGAGGGACAGGCGTTCGGCTTCACCCCCCCT acgcatgcgccttcggagaagaaagacgccgaATCGGAGTGGAACAACCCGACGGCCACTGTCTTCTACTCACCTCGCTCGCCACGCAGTGATCTCGCTCGGGACGGGGCGCGTGCGCCGAGGAACCCGTATGGTGCCCATTTTCGCCCGGGTCTTTCTCAGGGGTGTCCCTTCTCAGGCCTTCCAGCCGAGCGCTACGAAGACAAGCAGCAGGCTGGGCCAGGAggtgcgtttttctctcccacgTTTGGCTCTCAGCCGCGGCCACAGGCGTCGGCCCCGCCAGTCCATGAACACACTTTTGGCAGAAATCCCTCCTTTAACTCGTGCGCGTTCTCTGCGAACGCTGGCCTCCGAAGACCCCCGGCGACCGCGGGTATGTCCGGGGACACTGGGGCGTTTCACCCCaccgtgtctcttccgcgggCCTCGATGTCCCGGCGGGTGAGTGCTCCGGTCGGGGGAGGCTCTGtggaggcgcctgcgggtCGTTCCCGGTacggcgcgtcttctttggGAGGCCTCTCGGCGGGGCCGTTCCCGCAAACACACCACGTGGGAGAGCCAGAGGGAACTGCGGGGGGAGGCTTCGGAAGGCGACAGGACGGGGACGCCTCGCGCGTGGACGCGCAgggcgcggtgtctccgcggtcgtTCTCTTTGCAAAGAACCGAcgctccgtttcctcgagGCCAATCGGAGGGAAGTCGCTTCCAGCATCCAGCCGGGACGAGGCCCGCTGACTTGacgcggaaaggcgaaaaggcgCAGACGGCTTATTCATTCGGAAAGGATTTCTCCCACCCTGCGCCCGAGGGCGCAGGGTTCGACTTGGGCGACCCGATGCGACAGACCCGAGCGGGGTTCCCGTCCCCGCGAggaaccgagagaagaggcctGCCGGCGCCGCTCGGAGGCCGCGACACGGCCTTTCCGCTGTACTCTCCGCGAGTAGGGCATTCGGAAAGTGAGCCGGGGTGCTCCCCGTTCGAAGAGCCGTCGGACTCTCtgcgaagagacggcgaggaccgGGAGAACATCGTCCCCAAAGCGAACGGACACGTGCCCGTGTGTGGCGTGCCTGCGAGCAAACACGCGTTCGGAGAGGACTGCGTGTTCGAGAAGGACGCGTGGACCGGGCAGAAACTCGCACCCGAAAACTTCCACTCCCCCGCTTCCGTCGCTCCGTATCCGTCGTCCCTTTTGACTGGTTTCGCTGAGGGTCAGAAGATGGCGTCGCGGTCTTCCTGCTtgggcggcgagagagaaaggctgGTGGGCCACGAGAGAAGTCTTAGGTCGCCCGACTTTCCGTCATCTCTCGAAAAAAGGGGCTGA
- a CDS encoding rna recognition motif (RRM)-containing protein,related, with translation MSPNPVVVVCRKVYVGNLPVPVTQGEVQQYFNELLNSLLPQKVPGDTIVHVYVNPARRFAFLEHRSIEEANFTLGLDGVSWRNCALSLRRPQDYNPTLADQQYREERARLGSMTGFAVPPPSQAATPAAPAESSLIAGALGIVSTTVPDSPHKIFIGGLPHSITEQGCKQLLEAFGQLRALHVVKDQQRGDCKGFAFCEYLDPNVTDVAVAGLNNMRIADRVLQVRRAMPHGQMKAGTDGSSSPAPAAPSIVGTLSKVIAIHNMLPPLPLVPVLLREATATEARIRASPYGEVLFVDVLENLATSAAAKGEGVPVLVEFRDVDSAIQAMAGIQGSTYDGRSLSVVFAEPSAGMKKAAVLRIIQEAGGSAAVPAKARPPPPAASAGVATPAKTDPSGARELQQEQGASPCPGHSEEGAESDKKCPSPAVQASACAPVSRSPAEAAAAGSAAVAAFLFGGSNSPATGRGVESSQQNGQRNAGTESDSKADSGVPSQIGDRHGPATGKTENVHDLSEQAGSEAQKDGTGSLPAAAPAAAPAAGEDTVAGNSKEEEKQG, from the exons ATGTCCCCAAACCCCGTTGTTGTCGTCTGCAGGAAAGTCTACGTCGGAAATCTGCCCGTCCCCGTGACGCAGGGAGAGGTTCAGCAATACTTCAACGAGCTGCTCAACTCGCTCTTGCCCCAAAAGGTTCCCGGCGACACG ATTGTGCACGTGTACGTGAACCCGGCGCGTCGATTTGCGTTCTTGGAGCACCGATCCATTGAAGAGGCGAACTTCACGCTCGGACTCGACGGCGTCTCTTGG AGAAACTGCGCGCTGAGCCTCCGACGGCCACAGGACTACAACCCGACTCTGGCGGATCAACAGTACAGAGAG GAACGCGCACGCCTCGGCAGCATGACCGGCTTTGCTGTCCCGCCGCCGAGTCAAGCAGCGACCCCCGCCGCACCCGCAGAGAGCTCTCTCATTG CTGGCGCCTTGGGCATCGTCTCCACCACCGTCCCCGACAGTCCACACAAAATCTTTATTGGCGGGCTGCCGCACAGCATCACAGAGCAAGGCTGCAAG CAACTTCTGGAGGCCTTCGGTCAGCTGCGAGCGCTCCACGTTGTCAAA GACCAGCAGCGAGGAGATTGCAAAggcttcgctttctgcgaGTATCTCGATCCGAATGTGACGGACGTGGCAGTCGCGGGGTTGAACAACATGCGGATCG CGGATCGCGTCTTGCAAGTCCGGCGAGCGATGCCACACGGGCAAATGAAAGCGGGGACCGACGGCTCGAGTTCTCCCGCTCCTGCTGCGCCCTCGATTGTTGg GACTCTGAGCAAAGTCATCGCGATCCACAACATGTtgccgcctctgcctctG GTGCCAGTCCTGCTTCGCGAGGCAACTGCGACGGAGGCTCGGATTCGCGCGAGCCCGTACGGCGAAGTTCTCTTTGTTGACGTCTTAGAGAACCTCGCCACTTCCGCCGCAGCAAAGGGAGAGGGCGTTCCCGTCCTGGTCGAGTTCCGAGACGTCGATTCAGCCATTCAGGCGATGGCCGGCATACAGG GAAGCACGTATGATGGCCGGTCCCTCAGCGTGGTTTTCGCGGAGCCGTCAGCCGGAATGAAAAAAG CGGCAGTCCTCCGTATCATCCAAGAAGCGGGCGGGAGCGCGGCGGTGCCTGCGAAGGCgcgtcccccccccccagcTGCGTCCGCGGGAGTCGCCACGCCCGCGAAAACGGATCCCTCCGGAGCGCGGGAACTGCAGCAGGAGCAGGGCGCGTCGCCATGTCCAGGACATtctgaggaaggcgccgaaagCGACAAAAAATGTCCCTCGCCAGCCGTCCAGGCCTCTGCCTGTGCGCCTGTGTCGCGCAGCCCAGCTGAGGCCGCCGCGGCGGGGTCAGCGGCAGTAGCTGCGTTCCTGTTTGGTGGATCGAACTCTCCAGCGACGGGTCGTGGCGTGGAAAGCAGCCAGCAAAACGGCCAGCGAAACGCGGGGACCGAGTCGGACTCGAAGGCGGATTCGGGGGTGCCCTCGCAGATAGGTGACCGCCACGGACCCGCGACAGGCAAAACCGAAAACGTGCACGACCTCTCTGAACAGGCCGGCTCTGAGGCCCAAAAGGACGGCACAGGCAGCCTACCGGCCGCGGCTCCGGCCGCGGCTCCGGCCGCCGGTGAGGACACGGTCGCGGGAAATAgcaaggaggaagagaaacaaggatAG